The proteins below are encoded in one region of Mycobacterium pseudokansasii:
- a CDS encoding alpha/beta fold hydrolase: protein MIFARGSHLGDTAQVAPFMRGYYPSAIPDRDTDQETLARDALALVEALGAGESVIIGHDWGASAAYGAAALSPQRVKKLIVIGIPHPAALKPSPRKIWNVRHVVAYKLPSAPKRFARNDFAALPAVYRRWAPTWVPKYEESNAVRASFSHPESLNAAFGYYRKLSPRLPAWLKTGIAVPTVVFAGLDRRAAHMFGNEYIVEEVRGGHFMHREHPEAFAERLLTHL from the coding sequence ATGATTTTCGCCCGCGGATCGCATCTAGGGGATACCGCGCAGGTGGCTCCGTTCATGCGCGGGTATTACCCAAGTGCCATCCCGGATCGCGACACCGACCAAGAGACCTTGGCGCGTGATGCGCTTGCGCTGGTGGAAGCGCTCGGTGCGGGTGAGTCCGTCATTATCGGCCACGATTGGGGCGCCTCGGCCGCATACGGCGCGGCAGCACTCAGCCCGCAGCGGGTGAAGAAGCTGATCGTGATCGGCATTCCGCACCCAGCGGCGCTGAAACCGTCGCCGAGAAAAATTTGGAACGTCCGCCACGTCGTGGCATACAAGTTGCCAAGTGCGCCGAAGCGCTTCGCGCGTAACGACTTTGCGGCGCTGCCCGCTGTCTATCGGCGGTGGGCGCCAACTTGGGTCCCAAAGTACGAGGAATCCAACGCCGTCCGCGCGAGCTTTTCCCACCCGGAGAGCTTGAATGCAGCGTTCGGGTACTACCGAAAACTCTCGCCACGACTCCCCGCATGGCTGAAGACGGGGATCGCAGTGCCCACGGTGGTCTTCGCCGGACTAGACCGACGCGCTGCACACATGTTCGGCAACGAGTACATCGTTGAGGAGGTCCGCGGCGGTCACTTCATGCACAGGGAACATCCCGAGGCGTTCGCCGAACGGCTCTTGACTCATCTATGA
- a CDS encoding glutathione S-transferase family protein, producing the protein MAAYVAEKGEFTRDANYITTRITADGRDGYPVEPGRYRLVVARACPWANRTIIVRRLLGLEPVLSIGFCGPTHDERSWTFDLDPGGVDPVLNIPRLQDAYFKRFPNYPKGITVPAIVDVASGAVVTNDFAQITVDFSTEWTAYHRKGAPQLYPEALRDQIDEVSKRVYTEINNGVYRCGFAGSQQAYDAAYDRLFTALDWVSDRLAVQRYLVGDTITEADVRLFTTLVRFDPVYHGHFKCNRCTLSEMSVLWAYARDLFQTPGFGDTVDFTQIKQHYYIVHADINPTRIVPKGPELAGWLTPHGREALGGRPFGDGTPPGPPVRGERVPAGHGA; encoded by the coding sequence ATGGCGGCTTACGTTGCGGAAAAGGGCGAGTTCACCCGTGACGCCAACTACATCACCACCCGCATCACTGCGGACGGTCGCGATGGTTATCCGGTGGAGCCGGGCCGCTATCGGCTTGTCGTGGCCCGGGCCTGTCCCTGGGCCAACCGTACGATCATCGTGCGGCGGTTACTTGGCCTGGAGCCCGTTCTGTCTATTGGCTTTTGCGGTCCCACTCACGACGAGCGCAGTTGGACGTTCGACCTCGATCCTGGGGGCGTCGACCCGGTACTCAATATCCCACGTCTGCAAGACGCGTACTTCAAGCGATTCCCCAACTACCCCAAGGGCATCACTGTTCCGGCGATCGTCGACGTGGCGAGCGGGGCGGTAGTCACCAACGATTTCGCGCAAATCACCGTGGACTTTTCCACGGAGTGGACCGCATACCACCGCAAAGGTGCGCCGCAGTTGTACCCCGAGGCATTGCGGGACCAGATCGACGAGGTGAGCAAGAGGGTCTACACCGAAATCAACAACGGCGTGTACCGCTGCGGCTTCGCCGGTTCGCAGCAGGCTTACGACGCCGCCTACGACCGGCTCTTCACCGCGCTGGATTGGGTCAGCGATCGCCTGGCGGTGCAGCGATACCTGGTAGGAGACACCATCACCGAGGCCGACGTGCGGCTTTTCACCACGCTGGTCCGCTTCGACCCGGTTTACCACGGGCATTTCAAGTGCAACCGGTGCACGTTGAGCGAGATGTCGGTGTTATGGGCGTACGCCCGCGACCTTTTCCAGACACCCGGTTTCGGCGATACCGTTGACTTCACTCAGATTAAGCAGCACTACTACATCGTGCATGCCGACATCAATCCCACCCGCATTGTGCCTAAGGGGCCTGAGCTAGCCGGATGGCTCACGCCACATGGTCGGGAAGCCTTGGGCGGCAGACCTTTCGGTGACGGCACACCACCAGGCCCGCCGGTCCGGGGGGAGCGCGTGCCGGCGGGTCATGGGGCATAG
- a CDS encoding PPE family protein, whose product MTSCVPVDEDSVPALGATLVAHLAPRVADVSAAAASADGVGGNHAVVPQLLARCQVVTVDFGAIPPEINSARIYSGPGSGTLIAAATAWDALAAELTSAATAYASVISDLTSSQWLGPASMAMAATIAPYQAWIAAAARNAELSGIQARVAAAAFETAHAMTVPPPVVAANRSLLLTLIATNFFGQNTPAIESTEFHYAEMWAQDAAAMYGYAASCASASLLPPFTAPPRTANSDGLARQAAAVAHAASTQAGSGASATSKMASKLIELATATQALQHISSSPPWYIRIWDFLKSIPIPVWDQLLNLEYMYGALIYDTQGYELNVLQLIQSLAWAPAQAATGVAAASAGVNGHPAGPGLASLGTAQVSANVGQAGKIGVMSAPPSWATSASAPHVGPSRATPMVVNDAVPRSGPTGLIPNMRVGGMGEDSHFVKRQQGSRITVISPKAIG is encoded by the coding sequence ATGACTTCTTGCGTTCCGGTGGACGAAGACTCCGTCCCCGCCCTCGGCGCGACTTTGGTGGCTCACCTTGCTCCCCGCGTAGCCGATGTGTCCGCGGCCGCGGCCAGCGCGGATGGCGTCGGTGGCAACCACGCCGTCGTGCCGCAGCTGCTTGCCCGATGTCAGGTGGTGACCGTCGATTTTGGCGCCATACCCCCCGAGATCAACTCGGCTCGGATCTACAGCGGACCGGGATCGGGGACGTTGATCGCCGCGGCGACAGCGTGGGACGCGCTGGCCGCAGAGTTGACCTCGGCGGCCACTGCCTACGCGTCCGTGATTTCGGACCTGACCAGCTCGCAGTGGCTGGGGCCGGCATCGATGGCCATGGCGGCCACAATCGCGCCGTATCAAGCCTGGATCGCCGCGGCCGCCCGGAACGCAGAGCTGAGCGGAATACAGGCGAGGGTAGCTGCCGCAGCCTTTGAAACAGCCCACGCCATGACCGTGCCCCCACCCGTCGTCGCGGCCAACCGGAGCTTGCTGCTGACGCTGATTGCGACGAATTTCTTCGGCCAGAACACGCCGGCGATCGAATCCACCGAGTTTCACTACGCCGAGATGTGGGCTCAAGATGCCGCCGCGATGTACGGTTACGCCGCCTCCTGCGCGAGCGCCTCGCTGCTGCCCCCATTCACCGCGCCGCCCCGAACGGCCAACTCCGACGGTTTGGCCCGGCAAGCGGCTGCGGTCGCACACGCCGCCTCGACGCAGGCTGGGAGCGGTGCGTCTGCAACATCGAAAATGGCGTCGAAATTGATCGAGCTTGCCACTGCAACACAGGCGCTGCAACATATTTCGTCGTCGCCGCCCTGGTACATCAGAATCTGGGACTTCCTCAAGAGTATCCCGATCCCGGTGTGGGACCAGCTGCTGAACCTGGAATACATGTATGGGGCCCTGATCTACGACACCCAAGGCTACGAATTGAATGTCCTGCAGCTCATTCAGTCGCTGGCCTGGGCACCCGCTCAAGCAGCGACCGGTGTTGCGGCAGCATCAGCCGGTGTCAACGGGCACCCGGCCGGCCCTGGGCTAGCCAGCCTCGGCACCGCGCAAGTGTCGGCAAACGTTGGCCAAGCCGGCAAGATCGGGGTGATGTCGGCGCCGCCCAGCTGGGCTACATCGGCGTCAGCACCACACGTTGGACCCTCGCGGGCCACACCAATGGTTGTCAACGACGCCGTGCCGCGAAGTGGGCCCACCGGCCTGATTCCCAACATGCGGGTAGGTGGCATGGGCGAAGATTCGCACTTCGTCAAACGTCAACAAGGATCACGCATTACGGTGATCAGCCCGAAGGCCATCGGCTAG
- a CDS encoding PPE family protein has translation MDFGVLPPEVTSIRMYSGPGSAPMLAAASAWSGLAAELTSTADDYETVVTRLQSEDWIGPAATSMADAVQPYVAWMRATAAQAEQAAAQARMVVAAYEAAVAAVVPPPLVAANRVQVASLSSTNVFGQNTARIALLEAEYGDMWTQDATAMYVYAAASANATRLTPFTSPTQTTSPSASALQGAAAANAAGTAAGTTQNLLSKLVSQAPNALLDLATPLSSLLASAGATPTPPSWVVWLEDFLNLISPLTGTWYNVTGLPYFGIGITNSLASTARAVGAIGPEVGAAAASAGGAADAAAGTLGRGAPIAAGMGNAPAVGKLSVPPSWSATGPVPGPSVGSVSAPLVSNIALPEAASESSNMLGGMPLAGPGVSGAGSAPRYGFRPKVMVRPPFAG, from the coding sequence ATTGATTTTGGCGTTCTACCGCCGGAGGTCACCTCAATCCGTATGTATTCCGGCCCGGGTTCGGCGCCGATGTTGGCCGCCGCGTCGGCATGGAGCGGATTGGCTGCCGAATTAACCTCTACCGCAGACGATTACGAGACCGTAGTGACCAGACTGCAGAGCGAGGACTGGATCGGCCCGGCGGCGACGTCCATGGCCGATGCGGTCCAACCGTATGTGGCGTGGATGCGAGCCACCGCAGCACAAGCCGAGCAAGCTGCCGCCCAGGCGCGCATGGTGGTCGCCGCTTACGAGGCCGCGGTAGCGGCTGTCGTTCCCCCACCTCTGGTTGCGGCCAATCGCGTCCAGGTGGCCTCGCTCAGCTCGACCAACGTCTTCGGCCAAAACACCGCGCGGATCGCGCTTCTTGAAGCGGAGTACGGCGACATGTGGACTCAGGATGCGACGGCAATGTATGTCTATGCCGCCGCTTCGGCGAATGCCACCCGACTCACGCCGTTCACGTCGCCGACGCAGACCACCAGCCCGTCCGCGTCCGCCTTGCAAGGCGCCGCCGCCGCGAATGCCGCCGGCACCGCTGCCGGAACGACGCAGAACCTGCTGTCCAAGTTGGTTTCTCAGGCACCCAACGCCTTACTTGATCTGGCTACGCCACTATCGTCCCTGTTGGCTTCCGCCGGAGCGACCCCCACGCCCCCCTCCTGGGTGGTGTGGCTAGAGGATTTCTTGAACCTGATTTCTCCTTTGACCGGTACCTGGTACAACGTCACAGGCCTGCCCTATTTCGGGATCGGCATCACCAACAGCCTTGCGTCGACGGCAAGAGCCGTCGGAGCGATCGGCCCGGAGGTCGGCGCGGCGGCAGCGTCCGCGGGCGGGGCCGCGGACGCTGCCGCGGGGACGCTGGGCCGCGGTGCACCGATAGCCGCGGGTATGGGTAATGCGCCGGCCGTCGGCAAGTTATCGGTACCGCCCAGTTGGTCGGCGACCGGCCCGGTACCAGGTCCGTCGGTAGGTTCGGTATCCGCGCCCTTGGTCAGCAATATCGCCTTGCCGGAGGCCGCTTCGGAAAGCAGCAACATGCTGGGCGGCATGCCGCTGGCCGGCCCCGGAGTCAGCGGGGCAGGCAGCGCTCCCCGATACGGTTTTCGTCCCAAAGTGATGGTGCGACCACCGTTTGCGGGTTAG
- a CDS encoding amino acid permease — MTKTTPVPKSSHITDPVADADADADADVAQLHRGLANRHVQLIAIGGAIGTGLFMGSGRTISVAGPAVVVVYGIIGFFVFFVLRAMGELLLSNLNYKSFVDCAADLLGPAAGFVVGWSYWFAWIVTGIADLVAITGYSKFWWPEIPAWVPVVITVSLILGCNLFSVSSFGEMEFWFALIKVVAIGCLIVVAVILGATHYVSPHGARAGIANLWNDGGFFATGFMGLASGFQIAFFAYIGVELVGAAAGETADPTRTLPRAINAVPLRVAIFYIGALVAILAIVPWRQVNSGESPFVMMFSLAGVAAAASVVNFVVATSATSSANSGVFSTGRMLFGLAEEGSAPALFGKLNRGGVPAPALMLTAVLLLTAIPLLYAGGSVIGAFTLVTTLSSLLFMFVWAMIILSYLAYRRRHPQRHATSNYKVPGGVFMCWAVLAFFAFVIWTLTTNTQTLVALAWFPLWLMLLTAGWLVVRRRPGRAERYRRFQAELEPIRC, encoded by the coding sequence ATGACGAAAACAACTCCGGTGCCGAAGAGTTCACACATCACGGACCCTGTCGCCGACGCCGACGCCGACGCCGACGCCGACGTCGCACAGCTGCACCGAGGTCTTGCCAACCGGCATGTCCAGTTGATCGCGATCGGCGGCGCCATCGGCACCGGTCTGTTCATGGGGTCCGGGCGAACAATCTCGGTGGCCGGTCCGGCGGTTGTGGTCGTCTACGGGATCATCGGGTTCTTCGTGTTTTTCGTTCTGCGGGCGATGGGAGAATTGCTCCTTTCCAACTTGAACTACAAGTCGTTTGTCGATTGCGCGGCCGACCTGTTGGGGCCGGCGGCGGGGTTCGTCGTGGGTTGGTCGTACTGGTTCGCCTGGATCGTCACCGGCATCGCCGACCTGGTGGCGATTACCGGATACTCGAAATTCTGGTGGCCAGAGATACCAGCGTGGGTACCGGTTGTCATTACGGTCTCACTGATCTTGGGTTGTAATTTGTTCAGCGTCAGCAGTTTCGGGGAGATGGAGTTCTGGTTCGCGTTGATCAAGGTGGTAGCGATTGGCTGCCTGATTGTCGTCGCGGTGATCCTGGGGGCCACACACTACGTTTCTCCGCACGGTGCCCGGGCCGGGATTGCCAACCTCTGGAATGACGGCGGGTTCTTCGCCACCGGCTTTATGGGTCTGGCCAGTGGCTTCCAGATAGCGTTCTTTGCCTACATCGGAGTGGAACTCGTCGGTGCCGCTGCCGGCGAGACAGCCGACCCAACACGCACCCTGCCCCGTGCGATCAATGCCGTACCGCTGCGGGTAGCCATCTTTTACATCGGCGCGCTGGTGGCAATCCTGGCGATCGTTCCCTGGCGGCAGGTCAACAGCGGCGAGTCCCCCTTCGTGATGATGTTCTCCCTGGCCGGAGTTGCCGCGGCGGCATCGGTTGTCAACTTCGTCGTTGCCACGTCAGCAACCTCGTCAGCGAACTCCGGGGTCTTCTCCACCGGACGAATGCTGTTCGGACTGGCCGAGGAGGGCAGCGCCCCGGCGCTTTTCGGCAAACTCAATCGCGGCGGCGTACCGGCCCCGGCTCTAATGCTGACCGCGGTGTTACTGCTCACCGCCATCCCACTGCTCTATGCCGGCGGTTCAGTGATCGGCGCCTTCACCCTCGTCACGACCCTCTCGTCGTTGCTGTTCATGTTCGTCTGGGCGATGATCATCCTCAGCTACCTTGCCTATCGGCGCCGGCACCCACAGCGTCATGCGACGTCGAACTACAAGGTTCCCGGTGGCGTATTCATGTGTTGGGCGGTACTCGCCTTCTTCGCATTCGTCATCTGGACGCTCACCACAAATACCCAAACATTGGTCGCATTGGCGTGGTTCCCGTTGTGGCTCATGCTCCTTACGGCCGGTTGGCTGGTCGTCCGACGCCGGCCGGGCCGCGCCGAACGTTATCGTCGTTTCCAGGCCGAGCTGGAGCCTATTCGATGCTGA
- a CDS encoding acyl-CoA dehydrogenase family protein, giving the protein MAQQVQVTEQQARALAEESRESGWDKPSFAKEIFLGRFPLELIHPFPKPSEAEEARIEAFLGKLREFLTTVDGSVIERDAQIPDEYVKGLAELGCFGMKIPAEYGGLNMSQVAYNRALMMASTVHPSLGALLSAHQSIGVPEPLKLAGSPEQKRKFLPRCAAGALSAFLLTEPDVGSDPARLAATATPIDDGKAYELEGLKLWTTNGVVAELLVVMARVPKSEGHRGGISAFVVEADSPGITVERRNKFMGLRGIENGVTRLHRVRVPAENLIGREGDGLKIALTTLNAGRLAIPAMVTGSCKWSLKIAREWSRERVQWGKPVGKHEAVAGKIAFIAATTYALDAVVELSGQMADEGRNDIRIEAALAKLWSSEMTCRIADELLQIRGGRGYETAESLAARGERAAPVEQSLRDMRINRIFEGSSEIMRLLIAREAVDAHLTAAGDLAKPETDLRQKAAAAVGASGFYAKWLPQLVFGEGQRPTAYQEFGPLASHLRFVERSTRKLARNTFYGMARWQARLEQKQGFLGRIVDIGAELFAMSAACVRAEAQRVADPVVGHQAYELAEIFCEQATLRVEALFHALWANTDSSDVRLTNDVLDGRYTWLEEGIIDQSEGSGPWIAPWEPGPSTETDVARRISTVSSPGPVGRTQSA; this is encoded by the coding sequence ATGGCGCAGCAAGTGCAAGTCACCGAACAGCAGGCGAGAGCGCTTGCCGAAGAATCGCGCGAAAGTGGTTGGGATAAACCATCTTTCGCCAAGGAAATTTTCCTTGGCCGCTTCCCGCTCGAACTCATTCACCCGTTTCCGAAGCCGTCGGAAGCCGAGGAGGCTCGCATCGAGGCGTTCCTGGGCAAGCTGCGGGAATTCCTCACCACCGTCGACGGCAGCGTGATCGAGCGCGACGCCCAGATTCCCGACGAATACGTGAAGGGCTTGGCTGAACTCGGTTGCTTCGGCATGAAAATCCCGGCCGAGTATGGCGGATTGAACATGTCGCAGGTTGCCTACAACCGTGCGCTGATGATGGCCTCGACGGTGCATCCGAGCCTGGGCGCACTGCTGTCGGCGCACCAGTCGATTGGTGTGCCCGAGCCGTTGAAGCTTGCCGGAAGCCCGGAGCAGAAGCGGAAGTTCTTGCCGCGGTGCGCCGCTGGCGCCCTGTCGGCCTTCCTGCTCACCGAGCCCGACGTGGGCTCGGACCCGGCGCGGCTGGCCGCGACGGCCACACCGATCGATGACGGCAAGGCTTACGAACTCGAGGGCCTCAAACTGTGGACCACCAACGGAGTGGTTGCCGAACTGCTGGTCGTCATGGCGCGGGTCCCCAAGAGCGAGGGGCATCGGGGCGGCATCAGCGCTTTCGTCGTCGAGGCGGACTCACCCGGGATCACCGTGGAGCGGCGCAACAAGTTCATGGGACTGCGCGGTATCGAGAACGGCGTCACCAGGCTGCACCGCGTACGGGTTCCGGCCGAAAACCTGATCGGTCGGGAGGGGGACGGACTGAAGATCGCGCTGACCACACTGAACGCCGGACGGCTGGCGATACCGGCGATGGTGACCGGATCGTGCAAATGGTCGCTGAAGATCGCGCGTGAATGGTCTCGTGAGCGCGTGCAGTGGGGCAAACCGGTAGGCAAACACGAAGCGGTGGCCGGCAAGATCGCGTTCATCGCCGCCACCACTTACGCGCTGGATGCGGTGGTCGAGCTGTCTGGTCAGATGGCCGACGAGGGCCGCAACGACATCCGGATCGAGGCGGCCCTGGCCAAGCTGTGGTCCAGTGAGATGACCTGTCGGATTGCCGACGAGCTGTTGCAGATCCGGGGTGGGCGAGGGTACGAGACCGCCGAGTCGCTGGCCGCGCGAGGTGAGCGCGCGGCGCCGGTGGAGCAGTCGCTGCGGGACATGCGGATCAACCGCATCTTCGAGGGATCCAGCGAGATCATGCGGCTGCTTATCGCGCGGGAGGCGGTGGACGCGCACCTGACAGCTGCCGGTGATCTCGCCAAGCCCGAGACCGATCTGCGCCAGAAGGCCGCAGCTGCGGTCGGCGCGAGTGGGTTCTACGCAAAGTGGTTGCCGCAGCTGGTATTCGGCGAAGGGCAACGACCCACGGCGTATCAGGAGTTCGGCCCGCTGGCGTCGCATCTGCGATTCGTCGAACGCTCAACGCGCAAGCTGGCCCGCAACACCTTCTACGGGATGGCGCGCTGGCAGGCCCGGCTGGAGCAAAAGCAAGGGTTCCTCGGGCGCATCGTCGATATCGGTGCAGAGCTGTTCGCCATGTCCGCGGCGTGCGTTCGGGCCGAGGCTCAGCGGGTTGCTGATCCGGTCGTCGGTCATCAGGCATACGAACTGGCCGAAATATTCTGTGAGCAAGCGACCCTCCGCGTCGAAGCGCTGTTCCACGCGTTGTGGGCCAACACCGACAGCAGCGACGTTCGCCTGACCAACGATGTGCTGGACGGCCGCTACACCTGGCTGGAGGAAGGGATCATCGATCAGTCGGAGGGCAGCGGACCGTGGATCGCTCCCTGGGAACCGGGTCCGTCCACCGAAACCGATGTGGCGCGGCGAATTTCGACGGTGTCCTCGCCCGGGCCGGTTGGGCGGACGCAAAGCGCGTGA
- a CDS encoding cold-shock protein, with product MPTGKVKWYDSEKGFGFLSQEDGEDVYVRSSALPAGVEGLKAGQRVEFGIASGRRGPQALSLKLIDPPPSLARTRREAVEHKHSPDELHGMVEDMITLLESTVQPELRKGRYPDRKTARRVSEVVKAVARELDA from the coding sequence GTGCCGACCGGCAAGGTGAAGTGGTACGACTCCGAAAAGGGGTTCGGCTTCCTGTCGCAGGAGGACGGCGAGGACGTCTACGTCCGTTCCTCGGCGTTGCCGGCGGGTGTCGAGGGACTCAAAGCGGGGCAACGCGTGGAGTTCGGGATCGCGTCCGGGCGGCGCGGACCGCAGGCGCTGAGCCTCAAGCTGATCGACCCGCCACCGAGCCTGGCTCGCACGCGCCGCGAGGCGGTCGAGCACAAACACAGTCCCGATGAACTGCACGGCATGGTCGAGGACATGATCACCTTGCTGGAGAGCACGGTGCAGCCTGAGCTGCGCAAGGGCCGCTACCCCGATCGCAAGACGGCTCGGCGGGTCTCCGAGGTGGTCAAGGCGGTGGCGCGGGAGTTGGACGCCTAA
- a CDS encoding YccF domain-containing protein — translation MRLILNVIWLVFGGLWLAIGYLVAALVCFLLIVTIPFGFAALRIASYALWPFGRTIVDKPSAGTGALLGNVIWVLLFGIWLAIGHVVSAVAMAATIVGIPLALANLKLIPVSLVPLGKEIVPVGAPARIERVTA, via the coding sequence ATGCGCCTGATCCTGAACGTTATCTGGCTGGTGTTCGGTGGCCTGTGGCTGGCCATCGGGTACCTGGTCGCGGCATTGGTCTGTTTCCTGCTCATCGTCACCATTCCGTTCGGCTTCGCGGCCCTGCGCATCGCGTCGTACGCGTTGTGGCCGTTCGGCAGGACGATTGTCGACAAGCCGAGCGCCGGGACCGGGGCACTGCTGGGTAACGTCATCTGGGTGCTGCTGTTCGGTATCTGGCTGGCAATCGGGCATGTGGTCAGCGCGGTGGCGATGGCCGCCACGATCGTCGGTATTCCGCTGGCCCTGGCCAATCTCAAACTGATCCCGGTGTCGTTGGTGCCGTTGGGCAAAGAGATCGTTCCCGTCGGTGCGCCGGCTCGAATCGAACGCGTGACCGCATGA
- the moaA gene encoding GTP 3',8-cyclase MoaA: MTVTALGVPTVRGRLPESAAPPDAAPVEGPLLDSFGRVATDLRVSLTDRCNLRCNYCMPAQGLDWLPGNQLLRPEELGRLIHLAVTRLGITSVRFTGGEPLLARHLEEVVAVTAGLRPRPEISLTTNGVGLARRAAALAGAGLDRVNVSLDSVDRAHFAAITRRDRLTDVLDGLAAAKDAGLTPVKVNAVLDPATGRTDVVALLRFCLEHGYQLRVIEQMPLDAGHQWRRNAALSADDVLAALRPHFRLRPDPTPRGSAPAELWLVDSGPDTPTGKFGVIASVSHAFCSTCDRTRLTTDGQIRSCLFSGEETDLRGLMRGGADDDAIERAWRNAMWRKPAGHGINDPDFVQPDRPMSAIGG, translated from the coding sequence ATGACGGTGACGGCGCTGGGCGTTCCGACGGTGCGTGGCCGGTTGCCGGAGTCAGCGGCCCCGCCGGACGCCGCTCCAGTGGAAGGCCCGTTGCTGGACAGCTTCGGCCGGGTCGCCACCGATCTGCGGGTTTCCCTGACCGACCGCTGCAATCTGCGGTGCAACTATTGCATGCCGGCGCAGGGCCTGGACTGGCTGCCCGGGAATCAATTGCTGCGACCCGAAGAGCTGGGCAGGCTGATCCATCTCGCCGTCACCCGGCTCGGGATCACCAGCGTGCGGTTTACCGGCGGCGAGCCGCTGTTGGCCCGTCACCTGGAAGAGGTCGTCGCCGTAACGGCCGGCCTGCGGCCTCGTCCGGAGATCTCGTTGACCACCAACGGCGTCGGACTGGCGCGGCGGGCAGCTGCCCTGGCCGGCGCGGGCCTGGACCGGGTGAACGTGTCTCTGGACAGCGTGGACCGCGCCCATTTCGCGGCCATCACCCGTCGGGACCGGCTCACCGACGTGCTGGACGGCCTGGCCGCCGCCAAGGATGCCGGCCTGACGCCGGTCAAGGTGAACGCCGTGCTCGACCCCGCCACCGGCCGCACGGATGTCGTCGCACTGCTGCGCTTCTGCCTGGAGCACGGCTACCAACTGCGAGTCATCGAGCAGATGCCACTCGACGCGGGCCACCAATGGCGCCGTAACGCCGCGCTGAGCGCCGACGACGTGCTGGCGGCGCTGCGCCCGCATTTCCGGCTGCGGCCCGACCCGACGCCGCGAGGTTCGGCACCCGCCGAGCTTTGGCTGGTCGACTCGGGCCCGGACACGCCGACCGGGAAGTTCGGGGTCATCGCCTCCGTCTCGCACGCCTTCTGCTCGACTTGCGACCGCACCCGACTTACCACCGACGGTCAGATCCGCAGCTGCCTGTTCTCCGGCGAGGAGACCGACTTGCGCGGCTTGATGCGCGGCGGGGCCGATGACGACGCGATCGAGCGGGCATGGCGGAACGCGATGTGGCGCAAGCCAGCCGGCCACGGCATCAACGATCCCGATTTCGTGCAGCCCGACCGTCCGATGAGCGCCATCGGTGGCTAA
- a CDS encoding MoaD/ThiS family protein — protein MANSTADAIGIHVTVRYFAAARAAAGIESETITLRPGATVGELVDGLAARNTGLAAVLGRCSYLRDGIAVRDDTTPLSAGDTVDVLPPFAGG, from the coding sequence ATGGCGAACTCGACGGCAGATGCCATCGGGATTCACGTGACCGTCCGCTACTTCGCGGCGGCCCGGGCGGCCGCCGGTATCGAGTCGGAAACAATCACGTTGCGGCCCGGCGCCACGGTGGGCGAATTGGTCGACGGCCTGGCCGCACGCAACACTGGACTGGCAGCGGTGTTGGGCCGATGCTCCTATCTGCGCGACGGTATTGCCGTCCGAGACGACACCACACCGTTATCCGCCGGCGACACGGTTGACGTACTCCCCCCTTTCGCCGGGGGCTGA